CCACGACATCGAGAGGTGACTTGGCCTTTGGCTCGGGTATCAGAGCAAATAGACTGCCGTCCCTTTTTCGGATTAAGACTTTTCCTTCCCGACTGGCAGTGTCCAAAACGCTGGCAAATTGCTGCCTAGCATCGCTGTAGGTATATAATTTCATTTGATTCCTTTGACTTGTATATTTTCCTTTTCGGCAAC
The sequence above is a segment of the Verrucomicrobiota bacterium genome. Coding sequences within it:
- a CDS encoding type II toxin-antitoxin system Phd/YefM family antitoxin, which translates into the protein MKLYTYSDARQQFASVLDTASREGKVLIRKRDGSLFALIPEPKAKSPLDVVGVATDVETSEMIATLRAERGRARARTLRR